One Dioscorea cayenensis subsp. rotundata cultivar TDr96_F1 chromosome 15, TDr96_F1_v2_PseudoChromosome.rev07_lg8_w22 25.fasta, whole genome shotgun sequence genomic region harbors:
- the LOC120277382 gene encoding probable linoleate 9S-lipoxygenase 5 isoform X2, translated as MLVQHVVESIKDKLFEEKNVMMVKKVKGTVVLMKKNVLDFTDFHASFLDRLHELLGQGVSFHLVSSTVGDPNNRNRGKIGAPAYLEKWITTLTSIAAGESRFEVTFEVDENDGVPGAVIVKNNHHSEFYLKTLTLEDFPGHGDIHFICNSWVYPTNKYKYDRIFFINHTYLPGQTPETLVPYREEELIHLRGDDVTGELQEHDRVYAYDYYNDLGQPDKGPEYVRPVLGGSSEYPYPRRGRTGRPHTLSDPKTETRLPLLSLDIYVPRDERFGHLKMSDFLGYALKAIVQSLLPSLEALVDMTPFEFDTFQDVLNLYEGGIELPDIPEINEIKDGIPLEMIKELVRSDGEHLLKLPLPQVIQKNKFAWRTDEEFGREMLAGVNPVIIRRLEEFPPTSKLDPETYGNHKSSITSAHIKKNLEGLTVDQALNSNKLFILDHHDMLMPYLNRINETSTKIYATRTLLFLKEDGTLKPIAIELSLPDPRGEEHGAVNQVYTPAEHGVQGSIWQLAKAYAAVNDSGVHQLISHFLNTHAVIEPFVIATNRQLSVMHPIHKLLSPHYRDTMNINALARHILINAGGILELTVFPGKYAMEMSSVVYKSWKFTEQGLPADLLKRDYPYAVDGLEIWFAIKKWVSDYCSIYYKSDGEVQGDTELQQWWKEVVEVGHGDKKNEEWWPNMDKICELVESCTTIIWIASALHAAVNFGQYPYAGYLPNRPTISRRLMPEPGSKEYEELERNPDGVLLKTITSQLQTILGVSLIEILSRHSSDEVYLGQRDTKEWTSDGKALEAFREFGERLVEIENKIINMNEDESLKNRNGPVEMPYTLLYPNTSDFTRVGGLTGRGVPNSVSI; from the exons ATGTTAGTGCAACATGTGGTGGAGTCCATCAAGGACAAGCTCTTTGAGGAGAAGAACGTGATGATGGTGAAGAAGGTGAAGGGCACTGTTgtgttgatgaagaagaatgtCTTAGATTTCACTGATTTCCATGCTTCTTTTCTTGATCGTCTGCATGAGTTATTGGGTCAAGGTGTCTCATTTCATCTTGTCAGTTCCACCGTAGGTGATCCAA ATAATAGGAACCGAGGGAAGATTGGAGCTCCGGCATATCTTGAAAAATGGATAACAACTTTGACATCGATAGCTGCCGGAGAGTCAAGATTCGAGGTTACATTCGAagtcgatgagaatgatggtgTCCCTGGTGCTGTCATTGTAAAGAACAACCACCATTCAGAGTTCTATCTCAAGACTTTGACTTTGGAAGATTTCCCGGGCCATGGtgatattcattttatttgtaactCTTGGGTCTATCCTACTAACAAGTATAAATATGATcgtattttcttcattaatcaT ACATATCTCCCTGGCCAAACGCCAGAAACACTTGTGCCGTATAGAGAAGAAGAGCTTATACATCTCCGCGGAGATGATGTCACCGGAGAGCTCCAAGAACATGACCGAGTTTATGCTTATGACTACTACAATGATCTTGGGCAACCGGACAAAGGGCCGGAATACGTCCGGCCAGTCCTTGGTGGCTCAAGTGAATACCCTTACCCTCGCCGTGGCCGCACTGGCCGGCCTCATACCCTTTCCGATCCCAAAACTGAAACAAGACTACCATTACTGAGCTTGGACATATATGTCCCAAGAGATGAGAGATTTGGACACTTGAAAATGTCTGATTTTCTTGGCTATGCTCTCAAAGCTATTGTCCAATCACTCCTTCCAAGCTTAGAAGCACTTGTGGACATGACACCCTTTGAATTTGATACTTTCCAAGATGTTCTTAATCTCTATGAAGGAGGGATTGAGTTGCCTGATATTCCagaaatcaatgaaatcaaagatgGGATTCCTTTGGAAATGATCAAAGAGCTTGTTCGCAGTGATGGAGAGCACTTGCTCAAGCTCCCTTTGCCCCAAGTTATTCAGA AGAACAAGTTTGCATGGAGAACAGATGAAGAATTCGGCAGAGAAATGCTTGCAGGTGTTAATCCAGTGATCATAAGAAGACTCGAAGAATTCCCACCAACCAGCAAGCTTGATCCAGAGACTTACGGCAACCATAAGAGTTCTATAACTTCAGCTCATATTAAGAAAAACTTAGAAGGATTAACTGTTGATCAAGCACTGAATAGTAACAAGCTCTTCATCTTGGATCACCATGACATGCTGATGCCTTACTTGAATCGGATCAATGAAACATCAACCAAAATCTATGCCACAAGAACTCTGTTGTTCCTCAAAGAAGACGGAACTCTGAAACCGATAGCGATTGAGCTGAGCTTACCGGATCCCAGAGGAGAAGAACATGGAGCTGTGAATCAAGTCTACACTCCTGCTGAACATGGTGTTCAAGGATCAATATGGCAACTAGCTAAAGCTTATGCTGCAGTTAATGACTCTGGAGTTCATCAACTTATAAGTCACTTTTTGAACACTCATGCAGTGATAGAACCGTTTGTGATAGCAACTAACAGACAGCTGAGCGTGATGCACCCAATCCACAAGCTTCTCAGTCCTCACTACCGTGACACAATGAACATCAATGCATTGGCTCGCCATATCCTAATCAACGCTGGTGGAATACTTGAACTCACTGTCTTTCCTGGCAAGTATGCAATGGAGATGTCTTCTGTTGTTTATAAGAGCTGGAAGTTCACTGAACAAGGCCTCCCTGCTGATCTACTCAAAAg GGATTACCCGTACGCAGTGGATGGGCTGGAAATTTGGTTTGCTATTAAAAAGTGGGTGAGTGATTACTGCAGTATTTACTATAAGAGTGATGGTGAAGTTCAAGGTGACACTGAGCTGCAACAATGGTGGAAAGAGGTGGTTGAGGTTGGACATGGTgataagaagaatgaagaatggTGGCCAAACATGGACAAGATCTGTGAGCTTGTGGAGTCATGCACAACCATCATATGGATAGCTTCAGCTCTCCATGCTGCAGTTAACTTTGGGCAATATCCATATGCCGGTTATCTTCCGAACAGGCCGACGATAAGCCGGAGACTAATGCCGGAGCCAGGGAGCAAAGAGTATGAAGAGTTGGAGAGGAATCCTGATGGAGTTCTCTTGAAAACAATCACAAGCCAACTTCAAACCATACTTGGTGTGTCATTGATAGAGATACTGTCAAGGCATTCTTCAGATGAAGTTTATTTGGGACAAAGAGACACAAAAGAGTGGACTAGTGATGGCAAAGCATTGGAAGCATTCAGAGAGTTTGGAGAAAGATTAGTTGAGATTGAGAACAAGATTATTAACATGAATGAAGATGAGAGCTTGAAGAACAGGAATGGACCAGTGGAAATGCCTTACACTTTGTTGTATCCTAATACATCTGATTTTACTAGAGTTGGTGGACTTACAGGGAGAGGAGTTCCCAATAGTGTTTCtatatga
- the LOC120277382 gene encoding probable linoleate 9S-lipoxygenase 5 isoform X1, which yields MLVQHVVESIKDKLFEEKNVMMVKKVKGTVVLMKKNVLDFTDFHASFLDRLHELLGQGVSFHLVSSTVGDPNNRNRGKIGAPAYLEKWITTLTSIAAGESRFEVTFEVDENDGVPGAVIVKNNHHSEFYLKTLTLEDFPGHGDIHFICNSWVYPTNKYKYDRIFFINHTYLPGQTPETLVPYREEELIHLRGDDVTGELQEHDRVYAYDYYNDLGQPDKGPEYVRPVLGGSSEYPYPRRGRTGRPHTLSDPKTETRLPLLSLDIYVPRDERFGHLKMSDFLGYALKAIVQSLLPSLEALVDMTPFEFDTFQDVLNLYEGGIELPDIPEINEIKDGIPLEMIKELVRSDGEHLLKLPLPQVIQKNKFAWRTDEEFGREMLAGVNPVIIRRLEEFPPTSKLDPETYGNHKSSITSAHIKKNLEGLTVDQALNSNKLFILDHHDMLMPYLNRINETSTKIYATRTLLFLKEDGTLKPIAIELSLPDPRGEEHGAVNQVYTPAEHGVQGSIWQLAKAYAAVNDSGVHQLISHFLNTHAVIEPFVIATNRQLSVMHPIHKLLSPHYRDTMNINALARHILINAGGILELTVFPGKYAMEMSSVVYKSWKFTEQGLPADLLKRGVAVEDKTQANKIRLLIRDYPYAVDGLEIWFAIKKWVSDYCSIYYKSDGEVQGDTELQQWWKEVVEVGHGDKKNEEWWPNMDKICELVESCTTIIWIASALHAAVNFGQYPYAGYLPNRPTISRRLMPEPGSKEYEELERNPDGVLLKTITSQLQTILGVSLIEILSRHSSDEVYLGQRDTKEWTSDGKALEAFREFGERLVEIENKIINMNEDESLKNRNGPVEMPYTLLYPNTSDFTRVGGLTGRGVPNSVSI from the exons ATGTTAGTGCAACATGTGGTGGAGTCCATCAAGGACAAGCTCTTTGAGGAGAAGAACGTGATGATGGTGAAGAAGGTGAAGGGCACTGTTgtgttgatgaagaagaatgtCTTAGATTTCACTGATTTCCATGCTTCTTTTCTTGATCGTCTGCATGAGTTATTGGGTCAAGGTGTCTCATTTCATCTTGTCAGTTCCACCGTAGGTGATCCAA ATAATAGGAACCGAGGGAAGATTGGAGCTCCGGCATATCTTGAAAAATGGATAACAACTTTGACATCGATAGCTGCCGGAGAGTCAAGATTCGAGGTTACATTCGAagtcgatgagaatgatggtgTCCCTGGTGCTGTCATTGTAAAGAACAACCACCATTCAGAGTTCTATCTCAAGACTTTGACTTTGGAAGATTTCCCGGGCCATGGtgatattcattttatttgtaactCTTGGGTCTATCCTACTAACAAGTATAAATATGATcgtattttcttcattaatcaT ACATATCTCCCTGGCCAAACGCCAGAAACACTTGTGCCGTATAGAGAAGAAGAGCTTATACATCTCCGCGGAGATGATGTCACCGGAGAGCTCCAAGAACATGACCGAGTTTATGCTTATGACTACTACAATGATCTTGGGCAACCGGACAAAGGGCCGGAATACGTCCGGCCAGTCCTTGGTGGCTCAAGTGAATACCCTTACCCTCGCCGTGGCCGCACTGGCCGGCCTCATACCCTTTCCGATCCCAAAACTGAAACAAGACTACCATTACTGAGCTTGGACATATATGTCCCAAGAGATGAGAGATTTGGACACTTGAAAATGTCTGATTTTCTTGGCTATGCTCTCAAAGCTATTGTCCAATCACTCCTTCCAAGCTTAGAAGCACTTGTGGACATGACACCCTTTGAATTTGATACTTTCCAAGATGTTCTTAATCTCTATGAAGGAGGGATTGAGTTGCCTGATATTCCagaaatcaatgaaatcaaagatgGGATTCCTTTGGAAATGATCAAAGAGCTTGTTCGCAGTGATGGAGAGCACTTGCTCAAGCTCCCTTTGCCCCAAGTTATTCAGA AGAACAAGTTTGCATGGAGAACAGATGAAGAATTCGGCAGAGAAATGCTTGCAGGTGTTAATCCAGTGATCATAAGAAGACTCGAAGAATTCCCACCAACCAGCAAGCTTGATCCAGAGACTTACGGCAACCATAAGAGTTCTATAACTTCAGCTCATATTAAGAAAAACTTAGAAGGATTAACTGTTGATCAAGCACTGAATAGTAACAAGCTCTTCATCTTGGATCACCATGACATGCTGATGCCTTACTTGAATCGGATCAATGAAACATCAACCAAAATCTATGCCACAAGAACTCTGTTGTTCCTCAAAGAAGACGGAACTCTGAAACCGATAGCGATTGAGCTGAGCTTACCGGATCCCAGAGGAGAAGAACATGGAGCTGTGAATCAAGTCTACACTCCTGCTGAACATGGTGTTCAAGGATCAATATGGCAACTAGCTAAAGCTTATGCTGCAGTTAATGACTCTGGAGTTCATCAACTTATAAGTCACTTTTTGAACACTCATGCAGTGATAGAACCGTTTGTGATAGCAACTAACAGACAGCTGAGCGTGATGCACCCAATCCACAAGCTTCTCAGTCCTCACTACCGTGACACAATGAACATCAATGCATTGGCTCGCCATATCCTAATCAACGCTGGTGGAATACTTGAACTCACTGTCTTTCCTGGCAAGTATGCAATGGAGATGTCTTCTGTTGTTTATAAGAGCTGGAAGTTCACTGAACAAGGCCTCCCTGCTGATCTACTCAAAAg AGGAGTGGCAGTGGAGGATAAAACACAGGCTAATAAGATAAGGTTGTTGATCAGGGATTACCCGTACGCAGTGGATGGGCTGGAAATTTGGTTTGCTATTAAAAAGTGGGTGAGTGATTACTGCAGTATTTACTATAAGAGTGATGGTGAAGTTCAAGGTGACACTGAGCTGCAACAATGGTGGAAAGAGGTGGTTGAGGTTGGACATGGTgataagaagaatgaagaatggTGGCCAAACATGGACAAGATCTGTGAGCTTGTGGAGTCATGCACAACCATCATATGGATAGCTTCAGCTCTCCATGCTGCAGTTAACTTTGGGCAATATCCATATGCCGGTTATCTTCCGAACAGGCCGACGATAAGCCGGAGACTAATGCCGGAGCCAGGGAGCAAAGAGTATGAAGAGTTGGAGAGGAATCCTGATGGAGTTCTCTTGAAAACAATCACAAGCCAACTTCAAACCATACTTGGTGTGTCATTGATAGAGATACTGTCAAGGCATTCTTCAGATGAAGTTTATTTGGGACAAAGAGACACAAAAGAGTGGACTAGTGATGGCAAAGCATTGGAAGCATTCAGAGAGTTTGGAGAAAGATTAGTTGAGATTGAGAACAAGATTATTAACATGAATGAAGATGAGAGCTTGAAGAACAGGAATGGACCAGTGGAAATGCCTTACACTTTGTTGTATCCTAATACATCTGATTTTACTAGAGTTGGTGGACTTACAGGGAGAGGAGTTCCCAATAGTGTTTCtatatga